The region CTAATCCTGCTGCATCGTCTCCTGCTCTGTTGATCCTTAAACCAGAAGAAAGTTTTTCAAGTGTTTTACCCATAGATTGGTTTACTTGATCCATCGATCTCCATGCATTCAATGCACTGATGTTGTGATTAATCCTCATAATTCATACACCTCCATGTGATTTTTTTGTTTCTTGCCCTTCCTTGGACAAGGATTTTCCCTTAGCGCTAAGGATTTTCATACATATTATCGAACAGTTTTCCAAAAACTTTAGCATTTTTTATATGTTCTTTTTCTATCCATTCTTCAGCTTTTTTAACGTTCTTTGATTTCAACATCTGTTTGAATTCATTTAGTAAGTTTATTATACTTTCAATAACTGGGTATCTTTGAATAATCTTTTCGTACAACACTTTTGAAAGACCTTCTACTTCTTCAACGGGTTAGCCATAGCATCAATTATACTCAAACTTGATTCTTTAAGCCTTCGAACATTCCTGCCTTTTTCTTTCAGAAGAAAAGTGTTAAGAACTCTCAAAGGTCGTGGAGAGATTAGTGAATATTATATAAATCAGAAAATATAAATAATTTATATATTGACAATGATCGTTATATTATCAATGAATATCTAGCCCTTCTTGGCGTCTGGAGAAAATGAAAAAATCAGAGAAAGACTCCTTAGGATATTTGTTTTTAATCTTACGAAATAATTCCCATTCTGGTGCGTTCTTTTCAATCCAATCAGTAAACCTTCTGTATTTGATGTGAGGGGACGTGCCTTCTGGATTTTTACCTGTGTTTGAAGAATAGATGATAACAAATTTTTCTGCAGATTGGAATAAGTTTTTCATGTATAAATCAAACTGCAAATCCTCAACCAGATGGTAAATCACATCCAATGATAACGACAGCTCAGCCTTAAAAAGGGATTTGTTGCTTTCTACTTCTTCTGGTTTATATAAGAAAAAACTTTTTGTTTTATCTTTTATAAAACGTTCTCTACACAAATTAACAGCAGTCTCTGAAACATCCAAACCAATATACTTTGGAAAATCAAACAAAGATACTTGATTTCCATCTCCACAGCCAAATTCTACAATCGAATTAATTCTTTTCTCCTTTACAAAAGAATTTATTACCTCTGCTTTGAATTCTGCTAATTTTCCATAAGAACCTTGTCCTGAATTACCTCCTGTTTTGTATCTTTCTTCCCAATATTTTTTGCTTCCTGGAAATCTAAACATATTACCATTGTAATTTAACCTGGAATCAAGTATCTGATGAACAATATTTTGAACTATCTTTTTATTTTTACTTAGTGAGATGTAATCTGGGAAAGTTATTTGCTTAGTAGAATGATTATACCAAATATTTTGCAATGCTAATTGTTGACCCTTTTTATTTTTTACTATAAATTCAATAAGGCTAATCTTATCTGTAATTTTTTCTACCTTTCCAATTCTAATTTTAGAACCTTCAAAATCGAAAGAATCAATATATTTGTCTGTGTATGGTGTAAATTCTATAAATTTAGGAATCATATAATCTAAAAATGAGTCCTTCAGATCTTCGGCAACTTTTTTATTTATTTTCTTGTTGACTTTTTCTAATGTATTTAGTGCGGTTTCTAATGCATTAATCTGTTCCTCCAACGTGTAATTATCTTCGATAAACCGACGATAACTTTCTGAGTAGTAACTTTCTTCGGTTATTTTTTCCACCGCTTCATCGATTGTATTGTATATAAGCTCATTAGGCCATAATGTTTTGGCACCGTCAAAATTATGAATTATTGGTTTTATTCCCCTTGCCATTGCTTCGGCGATGTTGTAACCGAAGCTTTCGTGTATGCTTGTTGATATTATGTAGTTTTTGTCTTCTAAAAATTTTTCTACTTCCTTTATCCATCCATGTAAAAGGAAATTGTCTTCCATTTTCATTTCTTTTTTTATGTAGTCAAAGTATACTCTGTACCTAGTGTCTTGAAAATCTCCTGCAATGTGTAATTTGTATTTGTTATCTATTTCTTTTAATTTATTTATTATTTGAATCCACGCTGCGGGATTTTTTTTGTAGTTTATGTGAGCTAAGACCGCTAAATTGTATCCTGGTTTGTGTATAGTGTATTTGAATTTGTCTAAGTCAACACCGTTGTAAACAATTTCTTCTTTGCATGATTGAAGATCAAGAAAAGAATGTAATTGGTGAAAAATCTTTTTTATTGGTTCTGATACAAATATCAATTGATCAATATTTTCCCAATTTATTTTTTCAGGAAATTGAGTGAAAACTTCGTAACTATGCAACCTACAAATAACTTTTTTATTTGCTATTTCAGGGACTTTGTTTGTTGCAAATATTGCTAAGTCATTTGCCCATTCGAGCCAGACTATGTCTGCCCATTTTATCGCTTCTGTTATTTCGTTGCCGTCTGTTGATACTACGAGTTTGACATCGTATCCGAGTGAGAAGGTTTCTACTATGTCTTTTAGGAAGTTGTCTAAGCCAGGTAAGCATAGGAAGGCTATCTTTGTGTCTTTTTTTATCTTGTTTCTTATTTCTAAGAACTTCTTTTTCATTTGTGGGTTATCTGTTAGTTCTGCTGCTTTTAGATAAAATCTTAAAGATGCTAGTTTGCTTCTGTTTTTGAATTCTATGTCTCCTAAGAGGTCATAAGTTGCCCAGTCTTTGTCGTGTATCCTCATGAGGTATCTCCATGCTTCCATCTCTTGGTTCATTTCTTTTAGTAGATACCCATAATTGAATAATAGGTCTGGGTCAACGGGGTTTATTGTTAATCCTTTTTCAAATTCTTCTTTGGCTTTTTCGAGTTCTTTTTTGTTGAAGTGTATTAGCCCTTTTAAGTTGTATTTTTTTGGGTCATCATCGGATATTTTTTCTATTTGTTCTTGAGCTTTGGTTATTTCTCCTTTGTTTATCAATTCAAAGATTTCTTCGTACATGGGATTCCTCCTTGGCTTTTGAAGTTTAGTGTCTTTAAAAGTTCTAAAAACTTGTGTTAGCGCCCCTTCGCCCCGCTGCCCACCCTCTAAGGAATTAAAATGTATGACTTCGTCTCGCAGAACATCCATTAGGATGATCGTATTTTTGTGGTTTATTAATATTTCTTTTTAGTCAATTGTTAATCCTATTTTTTATCGACTGAAATTGAGGGATTTTTAACAGAGTTTTTTAAAAGTGATATTTTTGCCAAAAATTATTGCTAAAAACTGTTGCTTTTAATTTTTAGTATGGTATAATATTTATAAGATTTTATATGTTTTGGTTATTGGTATAAGGGTTCCATTAACAGGGCTTTTTGCCCGGAGGAGGAAGGGTCATGGCAGAGGAAAAAAAGAAAAAGAAAGATAAGCCAAAAGATAAACCAAAGAAGTAGATAAGTGATATTGATCGGAATGAAGGCAGATAATTATTTATCTGCCTTCTACTTTTTACTAGCGCCCTTTCACCCCGCAGCCCACCCAAAAGGATGAATGGAAGGGTTCTTTGCCCCGCAGCCCGCCCTTAAGGATAAGCAAAAGGTTGTGCCTTTCACCCAGCAGCCCGACCATATGTTGACTTCTTAGGTAGAATTATGTATAATAATATATATACGTATTCCTAAGGAGGAAGTTCTATGTATTTTTTTGAGAGTCTTTTGGATATTAAAGGGCGGGAGGAAGAGTTTTTTAATAAGGAGATAAGCATAAAAGGTAAAATTTTTTATGTTGATGAGGCAAAGGATTTTTATTATTTGTTTGTTACTGATTATAGTTATTCTTTTTTGTGTAAATCCGAAAGCAGGAAAACGCCCCGAACGGGGTCAAGGAAAGGTGAATGGTTTAGATTTGAAGGGGTATTAGAGTACGATAGCGAAATGGGGAGTTATTGTTTGAATGTGGTTACAATAAAAGCTGCTGTTCCATCGGCTTGGCATGATCTTTCGGTAGAAAAGAGGGTTGAACTTCATGCGCATTCAAAGATGAGCTCAAAGTTGTCTATATTGGGTATGGAGGAGTTGGTGGATGCTGTTTCTTCTTTTGGACAAAAGGCGGTTGCCATTACTGATAACGAAAATGTGCAGATAATTCCTTATTTCTATGAGTATGCTAAAAGAAAGGGTATAAAAGCTATTTTTGGTTGTGAGTTGAATGTACACGATGAGAGAAGAGGGATCGTAAAACATGTGAATGTGCTGGTTAGGAATAAAGAGGGGTTGAAGAATCTTTATAAGATAGTATCCATTTCACATATGAACGTTGTGAATAAAAGTGCGATAATTTCACTTTCTGATTTGAAGAATTTGAGAAAAGGGCTACTTTTAGGCTCTTCACTGGATGGATTTTTGCTTTACTCCTATTTGAACAAGTATTCTACTAACGATTTGAAGGAATGGATAACTTTTTTTGATTATATAGAGCTTTTCCCTGTGGATTGTTATAACGATTTGTGTTTGGAGAAGGGTAAGATTATCGATTATTCTAGAACTGTCTATGAGATTGCAAAAGATGTCAGAAAGCCTGTTGTTATGTCCGGGGATGTTCATTATTTAAGGGAAGAGGATCGGGAGTATTTAAACGCTATGATCGTTGGTACATCCACAAAGAGTAAACCAAGAAAGACTGTGCGAAGTGTTAATTACTTTAGAAGCACTTCCCAGATGTGCGATGCCGCATTTGAGATCTTTAAAAAGCGTGGCATCGCAAAAGAAATTGTGGTGAAAAATCCGAATAAAATCGCTGGTGAGATAGAGGAGTTTGCACCTTTTGATTTTAAATTGAAGGCGCCTTATATCCCCTCTGCCGACCAAAATTTGAGAGATATCGTTTATAGCAACGCAAAAAAGAGGTATGGGGAAAAGTTACACCGTATAATTATAGATAGGATAGAAAAGGAATTGAAAAGTATAGTAGATAACGGGTATGCGGTGATATTTTTGATCTCAGCCGATATGGTCAAGGAGTCTTTAGAGATGGGTTACCCAATCGGTTCGAGGGGTTCTGTTGGTTCTTCGCTTGTGGCTTTTCTTTTGGGGATAACGGAGGTTAATCCGTTGCCGCCACATTATTTTTGTGAGAGTTGTGGGTTTATAGAGTTCGTGGAGAATTTGAATTTGAGTGGTTTTGATTTAAAAGAGAAGTCATGCCCAAATTGCGGTGCAATTTTAAACTCCGATGGGCATAATATAAGGTTTGAGGTTTTTATGGGGTATTCTGGCGAGAAGATCCCAGATATAGACGTGAATTTTTCGGCTGAGATCTTCACCGATATACAGAGGTTCTTGGAAGAGAAATTTGGTAGGAATTATTGTTACAAGGCAGGTACGATTAGTACCATCTCAAGGTACAACGCTATGAAGATGGCTCTTAATTACTTCAAGGATGAAGATATGAATTTTGCGCATCTTTTTTGGATTTCTCAGAAAATAAAAGGAACAAAGTTGAATACAGGTCAACATCCTTCGGCTATGATAATAATCCCTCAAGAGTACGATGTCCATGATTTCACTCCTTACCAATATTCTGCAAATTCTCCCGAGATTGGTATCGTTACGACACATTACGATTTTAAGGCATTAGAAAATGATTTGTTGAAAATAGATGTGTTGTCTCACGATGGTCCAACATTTTTAAAGATGCTTAAAGATTTAACCGGTTACGATTACAACGATATTTCAATGCACGATGAGCGGGTTCTTTCACTTTTCTCTTCTACAAAGGAGTTGGGAGTGGATCTTTCAGAGATAGGTA is a window of Petrotoga olearia DSM 13574 DNA encoding:
- a CDS encoding PolC-type DNA polymerase III is translated as MYFFESLLDIKGREEEFFNKEISIKGKIFYVDEAKDFYYLFVTDYSYSFLCKSESRKTPRTGSRKGEWFRFEGVLEYDSEMGSYCLNVVTIKAAVPSAWHDLSVEKRVELHAHSKMSSKLSILGMEELVDAVSSFGQKAVAITDNENVQIIPYFYEYAKRKGIKAIFGCELNVHDERRGIVKHVNVLVRNKEGLKNLYKIVSISHMNVVNKSAIISLSDLKNLRKGLLLGSSLDGFLLYSYLNKYSTNDLKEWITFFDYIELFPVDCYNDLCLEKGKIIDYSRTVYEIAKDVRKPVVMSGDVHYLREEDREYLNAMIVGTSTKSKPRKTVRSVNYFRSTSQMCDAAFEIFKKRGIAKEIVVKNPNKIAGEIEEFAPFDFKLKAPYIPSADQNLRDIVYSNAKKRYGEKLHRIIIDRIEKELKSIVDNGYAVIFLISADMVKESLEMGYPIGSRGSVGSSLVAFLLGITEVNPLPPHYFCESCGFIEFVENLNLSGFDLKEKSCPNCGAILNSDGHNIRFEVFMGYSGEKIPDIDVNFSAEIFTDIQRFLEEKFGRNYCYKAGTISTISRYNAMKMALNYFKDEDMNFAHLFWISQKIKGTKLNTGQHPSAMIIIPQEYDVHDFTPYQYSANSPEIGIVTTHYDFKALENDLLKIDVLSHDGPTFLKMLKDLTGYDYNDISMHDERVLSLFSSTKELGVDLSEIGTEIGTLGVPEVWTPFSHKMLTETRPKTFYDLCRTNSLAHGTDIWFNNAREIVLKNVADIDQIVSCRDDILITLEYFGVEPKTAFMIMEKVRKGKELTEKELKAIDDSKAPEWYLDSLKKIHYLFPKAHAVAYMIMAYKIAFYKLYYPLEFYMVYFTIRARFFDIDIIMDEELTVQAIKKLSKNEYQHNYEESNFYSTLKTAYEMRKRGFGFLRPDLYKSEAKVFKIEGEYLRIPLTKVRNIGSKNAQRILKERGETHTKVFL
- a CDS encoding glycosyltransferase, translating into MYEEIFELINKGEITKAQEQIEKISDDDPKKYNLKGLIHFNKKELEKAKEEFEKGLTINPVDPDLLFNYGYLLKEMNQEMEAWRYLMRIHDKDWATYDLLGDIEFKNRSKLASLRFYLKAAELTDNPQMKKKFLEIRNKIKKDTKIAFLCLPGLDNFLKDIVETFSLGYDVKLVVSTDGNEITEAIKWADIVWLEWANDLAIFATNKVPEIANKKVICRLHSYEVFTQFPEKINWENIDQLIFVSEPIKKIFHQLHSFLDLQSCKEEIVYNGVDLDKFKYTIHKPGYNLAVLAHINYKKNPAAWIQIINKLKEIDNKYKLHIAGDFQDTRYRVYFDYIKKEMKMEDNFLLHGWIKEVEKFLEDKNYIISTSIHESFGYNIAEAMARGIKPIIHNFDGAKTLWPNELIYNTIDEAVEKITEESYYSESYRRFIEDNYTLEEQINALETALNTLEKVNKKINKKVAEDLKDSFLDYMIPKFIEFTPYTDKYIDSFDFEGSKIRIGKVEKITDKISLIEFIVKNKKGQQLALQNIWYNHSTKQITFPDYISLSKNKKIVQNIVHQILDSRLNYNGNMFRFPGSKKYWEERYKTGGNSGQGSYGKLAEFKAEVINSFVKEKRINSIVEFGCGDGNQVSLFDFPKYIGLDVSETAVNLCRERFIKDKTKSFFLYKPEEVESNKSLFKAELSLSLDVIYHLVEDLQFDLYMKNLFQSAEKFVIIYSSNTGKNPEGTSPHIKYRRFTDWIEKNAPEWELFRKIKNKYPKESFSDFFIFSRRQEGLDIH